The region GCAGCGACTGTTGGTGTTCATAGGCAGCAGTTCTTCAGAGGAAAAAGAGTggtttgatatttaaaatattctgagtaAGTAAGTGCTTCAGAAATACCTCACGCTCTTTGAATGTGCAGATGATGCGTGCGGCTGGCAGCGGCTAGTTTCTGAAGTGTGGTTGTGACTCACCAGACTGTGGTGTGCGGCTCCAGCCCATCGTGCTGATTGTCTGCTCTTCGTGTGTTCCCAGATCACCCATCTCACTCTGTCCTTGCTGTGTCAGCCTTGCTCGAGTCAGCCGTCAGCTCAGCTGTGCCTCCTTAGTGCCCCCTCCCAGCAGCCAGAGGGGGTTTCTAACATACAGATCTGATCTTGTCCCACCCCTGCCCAAAGCCCCCTCTTCCAGCTCTTTCTGTCATGATACGGTGTAGACTTTGTGTGTCTGACCCACCAGCCTGCAGACTGTGTGTCTTGGAGGCCAAGGACACCTGACCCAGAGCTGATGGCTCCACCAtgtcccagctctgtgaccttgggcagactCCTCTCTGCCTCAGCGTCTGCGTCTGAAAAATGGGCATGGTAAGAACAGACCCTTCCTGAGTTATCATGAGGACCAAGCGCATTGCTTCGCATAGAGGgcttggaacagtgcctggctcagGCGGGGCCCCGAGCGTGTTTCTCGTCACGGCACCTGCACCCCCAGGCGTGCGCACACTCTGATCTTCACGCTGCTGCCGGGCCTTCTGTCCTTCCCTCACAGACCCCTGCTGCTCTCGGacacttcttcctccagggagccctgtgcttggtcacatcatttgcaaatattttctcccactttgtaggttgtcttttcatttcgtttctgatttcctttgttgtgtgaaATCGTGTAAGTtggattaggttccatttgtttatttttgcttttatttctgttccctttggagactgacctaagaaaacattggtatgatttatgtcagagaaggtTTCGCCTGTGTTCAGTATTAGGAGTTATTTGGTGTTAGGTCGTATAtctaagtctttaagccattttgagtgtatttttgtgtatggtgtgagcaGATGTTCTGGCTGGATTTACATGCAGCTAACTGACCTCTTACTTTCATCAGGGAACACTTCTGGTTTTtattccctcttcctttctcagtcCTGAGGCTGAAAAGGGTGAGGGGGAAAGACCAAGCagcaaaatatttctttcttttcttttctttctttctttttttttcattttagagaaaCATTTCTTAATAAAGCAGGGTGGCTGTACAGGTGGCGGGTGGCGGGTGGAGAGCATGGGTTTCTGTGACAATGCTCCCCAGCttctatatatttgtatatctGTATATTTGTATTGGTCTGTCTTCACCCTCCATGCCTTTATTGAGCGAAAACGCCGGTTCTCACCCGCCCTCTGGTGGACAGTCTGTGGAACAGGCAGGCAGCAAGCGGGGCACCGTGGAGGAGGAGGCCACACCAGGTTTCcttagcactgctgctgctgctaagtcgcttcagtcgtgtccgactctgtgcgactccacagacggcagcccaccaggctcccccatccctgggactctccaggcaggaacactggagtgggctgccgttgccCTCTCCGTCTAGCACATGCTTGCTTGTCTGTGCCTCTGTCTTTCCATTCCTGCAGTTTATCTGCGTCTGTAAACTGACAGATGGACTCGCCACCAGAGCTTGATTCTGGCCTTAAATAGTTTAAGTTAAACATACGTGAAAACCCAGTTTACAGTGAGGtggtttggttttgttctgttttatatttGGAAGCACtgagttttagttgcagcatgcaggatctagttccctgaccagagatcgaacccaggcccccattagagatgtggaatcttaacccctggaccaccagagaagtccttgcaATGAATTTTTAGTGCTGTGAATGACATGCTTTTTCGATGAGTTCAAGAACAGTGATGGTGTCTCAGATATTGgataataagagaaaaaaacaggTTAAAATCAGTTAGTGTGTAGTCAGCTCTGTTTTGAAATTCAGTGAATGCAGTTTTGAACAGTTACTTTCAGCACGGTTTACGgcagccaggacgtggaagcagccTCAGGCTCCGTCGACGGAGAAATGAGTGAAGAAGACACGGCGCGTGTATGCAGTGGGGCGCTGCTCAGCCACAGAAAGAAACGGGACCGGTCATTTGGAGAGGCGTCGATGGACCTAGAATCTACTATACAGAACGGagtttaagtcagaaagagaaaaacaaatatcatatgttaacgATATATGTGTTTTCCATGTATAGCCAGTGTGTATGAGGGATCTAGAGAAATGGTGCAGATGCCTAGTTCCAAGGCAGGAGCAGAGACACGGACAGAGAGTGGACTCGCGGGCGCAGCAGCGGGTggcgggggaggagagggtgggatgaattgggagatgggGTTTGATGTGAATACACTGCCATGTATCAAACAGGCAGCTGGTGGGAGCTTGCAGTGTAATccaggagctcagcttggtggtctgtgaggacctagagtggtggggtggggtgggggtgggaggggcgtcTAAGGGAGCAGGTACATGTGTAAACACAGCTGATTCGCTTCTtacacagcagaaagtaacaacattgtaaagcagttatactccagtaAGAAAATACTTTCATTGATGAAAAATGTGGCCGTTTTTGTGGGACCACAGTGTAGCCTTTTCTTCGCAGTGGGGTCGGGTTCTTCCTGCACGTGCAGTCGCAGTCAGGATGCTTTACTAAGCCCCTGCCtttttcaggcttcccagccctGGGAAGCAGTCACTGGCTGCATTCTACACTTTTCAGGGGGTGGTGAGGACTGTTGCTTTGAAAATAGTGACAACAATTGAAGCTAACATGGAGCATTTCCCTGTACACTGTACTAAGTGTTTACATGTTTAACCTCATTTAACCAGTAATCTTGTGACTTATAGATAGTTATTATCTCTGTTTGATGGAGATAGAGAGTGATGCTTATAAAGGTAAAGAAGTCGTCCAGGGTCACTCAGCTGATGAGTGGTAGAGGTAGGATGTGAACCCAGGCAAAAGGACAGGCAGTCCTTAGAGCTGGCACACTCACCCAGCATAGACAGCAGGAGGGCCCCTTGTGTACTCTTGGGAGGCCAAGGCCAGAAGACCATTCCAGCACAGGGCACAGGAGGGCTTGGCAGAGGGGCTGATGGAGATGCTCTGTGGAGAGGGCGCCTCTGATCAAGCAGCCCAAGCTTTGGCACCCTAGGGTCCAGGGTAGGGGAGGTGGCTGGGAATGGACCACGTCTGAGGCCGCGCAGCCTGGGCCTCAGCTTAGTCGCACTCACCTGGTCTGCAGCTTGTCTTGAGTGCTGCTGTGCATTTAGCACTGTTCTGGCTACCCTGGACATCCCAGCGCCATAGTGGATGGCATCCCTGTCCACAGAGATATTAGAATTTACGTGAGAAGATAAAAGCTGACACTTGGCAGGAGTGGCCGTgaattttttctaaaatgcatcatttttcctatttctctgtgagtgtgtttcttcaagaaatttaCAAGAGCATTCCCAGTATTCCCAAGTCTGCACTGGCTCTCAAGAAAGGAATCCCTGGGGGCTGAGGGGAGAAGGCATTGCATGAAGAAGGTGATCTGAATATGCAGGCTTCCAGTTGTAAGATAAATCAGTACTAGAGACGCCACACAACTTGATGGCTACAGTTATCACTGCTGTATGGTATATGTGAAAGCTGTTTAAAAAGCAGATTCTACAAGTTCTTATAACAAGGAAAATccagttttttgttcttttttgtttctctgtgtgtgcttactcactcagtcatgtccgactctttgtgacctcatggactgtagcccaccaggctcctctgtctatggggatgctccaggcaagaatactggagtggcttgccatacTGTCCtccgtggaatcttcccaacccagggattgaacccaggtctcccgcattgcaggcggattctttatcatctgatccaccagggaagtcctttttgtTTCGGAGATGGTGTATGTTTACTTACCGTGGTAATCATTTACCAGTATATATAAGTCATTATGCTGTGCACTTAAACTTACAGGGTGcgatatgtcagttatatctcagtgaaactgaaagaaaagaaaccacttTCCTCCCTGCTTCCAGCCTGACTGTTCTCCCTCCACATTCTCGGAGCATGTTTTCTGTATTGTGTGTTTGTATCAGTGTGCGTGTTTCTGGGTCCATCACTTTCACTGATCTCACAGACCAGGAAGGGGACGCCAGAAGAGTTGACCAGCGGCACTGGTGAGCAGAATTATCCTacccctgccctgggccctgtCTGCTGCCAGCCTGGGCTGAGAGCAGATGCACCCAACTCAGATGCGCTAGGCGAGTGGGCTGGGAGGAGGAACAGGATCTCCCGTTTCTGAGCCAGACCCATTTCAAGCCACAATTACCCGGTCTCCATTCCAGCCGTGCTTTGTCAGGCGTCGTGTGTCCCTCCACATTCCTCCATGTAGCCGCAGACTGCGTGGCTCGTGGGGCCAGCGGCCAAACAACAGGATGTCTGGGGCTCTGCCGAGGGTGAAAGGACGTCTGTCATCTTTGTATTTGGTACCTTGGTTTTGCCCCCAAGGTGCGCGGATACCAAATGTGTACCCTCAAGAGGATGGGAGACGGTCGCCTGTAGCCAGAGGTGTGCTGGTAGATGCGTACAGCCAGCTCTCCAGAAATAAAGCCCTGGCTTGCGGGGTCTGCCCGCTTCCTAGGTGTAAATAAGCCTAGCAGCGTAGCATCTCTACATGCAGCAGAGGGGGGACGGGCAGCAGTGCTTCCACGGATGGGAGACCGTGGATGGAGTCGGCCTCCGGAGCAGAGGGAAATGTGTAGAGTGACTTGGACATTGTGTGTTTTGAGCAGTTAGCACCTTTGTGGGTTTTCTTGAAAAATGCTtatgtatgtatttggctgtgctggatcttagttgcagcatgcagggtctagttccgtgaccagggaccaaacccagaccccctgtgCTGGGAgcgcagagttttagccactgcaccgccaggaaagccccagtACCTTTGTTCTTAGTATAATCCATTGTGATCTTGCATAATTTAATTTTCAGTAATTACTGTGTTTAACAACTGCCTCACAGATCTCCTGGCAATATAGCGGTTGCCTCCTGCAGCCACTGGGAGCTGGCTCCGGCACACCACTGCGCCACTCTCTGCGTCTGCCTCAGAGGGCTCTGTTCTGGTGGTAGGAATGGGCCAGGAGGCCCAGAGCCGTGAGAAAGGGAGGACCCAGCAGCGACGCCCTGGCTGCAGCGGGGCCTGCACACTGGGCTCCAGCTACCTAACGTCCTGTTTGTCCAGAGCCCCTAGCTGGCCCAGATGGCTGAGGACTATCTGAGCCCACAGTGAAGCCTCGAGGTGTGTTTCGGGACACCTCCTCAGCCACTTTTTGCAGGTCCCTTGACATTCCTTCATCAGAGAGGCCTTCACTGACCACCCCCACACTTAAAGGTGATCCCCACGGTGCACTCTCTGAGCCCCTAACTCCTGGCCCTTTTCCCTCCAAGCACTCTACTAGTAACCATCCCCAGGTTCACATGTGAGTTTATGTACTTCCTGCCATCTCTTCCTCCACTGGCAGCACCAGGGGGCCCGTGCCAGCCTCACTGACCTGGAGCACCCAGCACATAGCAGATGCTAAGAGAACACTTGTGGAGGGGAAGAGCCTGAAAGAGCAGGCAGAGACTGGTGGAGGGGGGAGAGGAAACAGCCATGAGAGTTCGTTTCAGTTACTTCAGTTCCTTTGTCCAAGAGGAGCCAGCCATCGGGAGTGTACTGGGCACCCTTTGACCTTTGCAGCTACAAGGAGTGCGTCAGCTGCCAGTGACAGAGCCCTGATTTTAAACGGCACAGACCATGAGAGAAATCCATTACCTCACTAACAAGAAACCCCGAGGTAGGATGGCTCCAGCTTGATGTTTCCAGCAGTTTGATGATGTTCTGAGGCCcggttcttttcttcttcctgcttcgCCTCCTTAGGGTAGAAACTCTGCTCCCAGGCCAGGCCCCCGTGGTTGCTGGGGGCTGGAACCTCACCTGGGTATAGTTAAGGCCCACAGAACGGGCATCAGCTCTTCCTGTGTGGCTCTTTTTAGGGGTAAGGAAACCTCTCCCAGCGTCCACATACCCTGTCCTAATGCAGCCCTACAAGGGCACTGGAAGGACCAGAGATTCTCAAAGTGAGGGGCGcaaaccagcagcatcagcatcgcCTGGGAGCTTGTTCAGAATGAGGGCAGGGCAGTGGTCTGAGTCTTCATCAGCCCTCCTGGTGATTTGGTGCTTGGTAAGGTCGAGTTTAAGTACCGTGGCTGGCCTGATTGTGACCCACCCTTCAGAGGGAGACACCTGAACTCAGCCGGGGCTCTGCTGAGAGGAAGTGGGGAGACTGGAGGGGCTGAGCCATCCTCAGTGACCGGAGCTGCAGGTGAGACTCTGCCCCCACTGCCATTAGCCAGAGTCATGAAGGAGACAAGGCCTCGAGCCCTGTGACGAGGGGCAGCGCTGCCCAGGCGCCAGCTGATGACTCTGAATCCAGCCTATGCCTTCTCTCCTCCCACCAGCTTCCAGAGGTTCACTGACTATTACAAGAGCTTCTACCAGCTGCAGCCTGAGATGACCCAGCGCATCCATGACAAGTTTATAACTCAGCTGCAGACTTCTATCCAGGTGAGTGGCAAGAATCCCTGCAGGCACTCTTGGTTCAGGTCCTGTCTTCCAGGTCATCAGCCCTCCGAGGGCAGGGTGCCCTTGGCCCCCATCTGCCCTCAGTCCCCAGGACTCCTCTGTGCCCAGGGGCTGCAGTGACCgccttcccttccctccagaTGACGTGGACGTCTCCAGTCTCCTTGTCCCGTGCTGGAACGGTGGTTATAGTTGCTGTCCCGCCTGAGCTTGGGAGCTCAGCAAGGGCAGGCCTGGTTctgcttctctctgtttctccagcACCTGCTGCAaagcctggcacagaggaggCGTTTAGCAAATGGTTGAATTCACGGGAACTGCATACTGGAGGGGCCACAGGAAAGGACAGGATTCCAATAACTCTCCCTGGGGAGTCTCAGTTCCATGCTGGCACCCTCCAGGATGGGCCTCGTTAAGCGTCAGAACGTGTGTGTGCTGTCAGCCGGGGGCGCTCGGTGTGCAGCCTTCAGAGATGATGGGCAGGAGGGGAGCATTGCTGCAGGCTCTAATTTTTTtacctgtgctgggtctttgttgctgagtgtgggctttctctaattgtgcagagtgggagctactctcatTGCGAGGCGaggcttctcgctgcagtggcttctcttgtggcagagcgcGGGctttgtggcacacaggcttcgagGTTGCAGCTTATGGGCTCCaaagtacaggctcagtagttgtagcacgcaGGCTTAGCTgccgtgtggcatgtggggtcttcctggaccgcGGATTGAACCGGCGTCCCCTGCGTTGCCAGGCGGACTCTGACCCACGGGGCCGCTAGCGAAGCCCATGCAGGCTCTTAGAGCGTTTTCTGTGTTGCGCTTCCGTGCTTACAGAAGTCACATGTGGGAAAGTTGGCATGCTTCTGTGAAGGCAGAATCTAAGTCAGCCGGAATTCTACTAAGTGCCGTTAGTAGTTCAGCATATGGAATTGTCTAGTATCATTATAGCTCCTGCCTGTTCTCCCTCCAGGAGGAAATCTCTGAGATCAAAGCTGAGGGAAACCTGGAAGCTGTCCTGATTGCATTGGACACGATcgtggaagaaagcaaagaccGTACGGAGCCAGCCTGGTGAGAAGGGCGTTGCCTGCTCCCCTGGACACAGGCAGTCTCATAGGGAAAGAGGCAGCATttcatcatctttaaaaaaaaaatttctttttcatttggctgtgctggatggATCTTAGTTGCGCGGCATGTGGGATCGACTTTTGTGAcccgggatggaacccaggcttcCACTggcccacctgggaagtcccagcattTCAGCATTTTGAAGGAGCTTTTCTGGTGGAACCATGTGCATGAGACTGTGGGCTCACGGCCCTTGAGAGGACCCTGTGACAGGGACAGGTGGAGAGGACCAACACCAGACAGTGCCCCAGCACAGAGAGACAAACGCATCGCCGCTCTGGGGAGGGAGAGCTGGGGGCAGACGTATGTCATCCTGGGGGTTGAGGTGACTGGGATGAGAGAATCCTACCAGGCAGCTGTTTCAGCACCCCCCTGGCCTGTGGGAGAGAGGGTAGAGGGAGGGTGGAGGGTAGTGGGATGAGGTGGAATAGAGACGTTTGGACTCTTAGGTCGATTAGTCTGGCCCAGGCATCtggtttttattcatttgttcattcaacaaatactttagGAGCATTTACTACACGCCCAGAACTGTTTTTCATGCCAGAGGTTCGCCAGTGACTAAGACAGGAGATTCTGGGGGCAGACCCGCTGCCTGGCTGTCCTGGGCAGGAGGGAGCGGGGCCCTGGGGACGGGAGTGCAGAGCTGAGGGCACTGAAACCACAGTGGCCGGAGCTCCTGCCTCCGTTCCCTGCCTGAGCAGACTCCTAGGTCAGGAGGAGGGAAAACCGTTTTCGAGGTTTTCAATTTAATGCTTTATGATCTTCAGAACTGAAGAGAAGTACCTTttataactgacaaaggattttTAAAGAACCTACAGTGGCTTCTGTGCCCCTGCCCATCAGAACTGACCCATCTCCTCCCTCTGGGCACTCAGAACCCCTGTAATCTTGCCCTCTCAGATCTGTCTTTCCTTATCTTCCCACGTTAGCCAGCCATGGCCTCTTGGAGTCTGGGCCTGCTCTCGGGCCACTCACAGTCTGACAGCGGGGACGCCCCAGCAAGGCACATGGTCACAAGCACAGAGGAGAGTCTCCTTCAACCCGGGAGGCGTAGAGCTGGGGAGAGTGTATGTGGATGAAAGGAGGAAGGCTAGGGTGCGGACTAGTGAGAAGGGAAGAGGTGGGTTCCTGGGAGCGGAAGCTGAGGGACAGGGGTCAGCGTTCCCTTCAGGAGCAGGAGCCATGGGATCGGTTTTGGGAGTGAGAGAGACCATAGGAGAGCCAGCTCAGCTCGAGGCTAAAGGTGGGCGTGCCACCTGGGCTTGGAGGAGAGgcctcaccccaccacctcctcctcctccttgtcccCACCCCTGCGCCCCCTGCAGGCGCCCCAGTGGGATCCCGGAGAAGGACCTGCGCAGCGCCATGGCGCCCTACTTGCTGCAGCAGCGGGGGGCCCTGCAGCGTCGTGTGCAGAAGCAGGAGGCCGAGAACCGGCAGCTGGCGGACGCAGTCCTGGCTGGGCGCAGGCAGCTGGAGGAGCTGCAGCTGCAGGCCCAGGCCCGGCAGCAGGCCTGGCAGGTGAGTGCCCCGGCCCGGCCCTCAGTGCCCTGTGGCAGCTGAGGAGAGAATGGGCCCAGAGAGAGCAAGTGGTGTGCCCAGGGGCGGCTTCTCCCTGTCGCGGTCAGGGTCAGCACTCCATAGCCATGGCGGCTCAACTCCACGTGACCACTGCCCGGCACCTTTACAGCGTGTACTTTAGAACGACTTCTAGAGTGTCAGCATACCTACAACATAGCCTCCCTGTAACAAAAGCGTGTCCTGAAAGTGGCCCAGTCACTTGGTAAACAAAGGGAAGGGTTGCTCAGGCTGGGTGGCACAGATAGCAGGTGTGGGGCAGAGTGATGAGgcggcttccttgctggctcaaaGCACGGTCCCAAAGAGGGTTTCTAGTGGGGCTTGAACCGTGGCCTGCCTTTGGGTTCTGTCCAGCTGATGTCTATCATGGCCACTTGACAGCTCCCTTCCTGGGGCAAACCCTCCTGATCCTGAGCAGGATAGGTCCCCAGATCCATGGCTCTTGGGTTCCTTGGTCTTCTCCTCCCAAGACCAGTCAGGGGAACCTAAAGGCCGTGCCGCAGCCTCAGCAAGGCGCCGAGCCTGAGAGAGGCGGCGGCGGGAGAAGGGCTGTGTCCTGCTCTGCTTCCTCTCGTCCGCGCTCCTCAGCCTCCGGCCCTGGGGCTGCACTGTTGTGCTGTGTAGTGGCCCAGGCCTGCCTGGCGGGGCCCAGGACGGGTAGCCGAGGCCCTCAGCCTGGTCTGCTCCTGGGCCGGGTTCCGTGGCTCAGAGTTGTGTCTCGGGTGCTCTGACATTGCCACTCCATCACTGTGAGGCCAAAGGTCACTTCCCTGACGGGGCTCTGGCTTCCAAATTGGCCAAATAGTGATCCCCAGAGCCCTGCCAGCTGTGGCATTCGGTGCTTCTGCCGTAAGAGGAAGGAGGGCGCACCCTGCTCTTAGAGCCACACCTCTCCCGCCATAGGCGCAGATCCCAGCCATTGTCTGAAGTGGGTCAGGTGTGCTCAGCGCCGCGCCCTGTGTGAGCCCAGAGAGCCCCTTTTACCGCAATTTCCATGTCTAGTCCGGCTGaaggcttccccagcggctcagtggtaaaggctttgcctgcagagcaggaggtgtgggtttgatccttgggttgggcagatcccctggagaaggaaatagcaacccactcctgtagtcttacctggagatccctatggacagaagagcccggcaggctacagtccatggggtcgaaaagagttggatacagcttagCAGCTAAACCATTAGCCCAGCTGAAAGTCCATTTAAGAAAGCATCTCTGCTAGCAATCTCCATTGAGGTCAGAGGGTCAGGGGGACACTTTAGGGACCTTTCTGAAGATCAGTCTTCTCTGTGGAGGCCTCAAGCCTGCCATAAACACCTGCTGAGTGGGGTGGATTTCCTAACATGCCCTGCTGGGCCCGTGACATGAGTCACAGACGCCTTCCATATCGTCCTGCCAGAAACTCGGGCCTGGAGTCAAGGACAGTGGAGGAAAGGGGTGTGGGTTTTCTCATTTCCCAATTTGTCTGTTCTCTCTCATTGATGTCAGGCTCTACACAGAGAACAGAAGGAGCTGTTGGCCGTGCTAAAGGAGCCTGAGTGAGGAGGAGAGGGCCAGACCCAGGAGCAGAGGGCAGTCAAGGTCAAGGCCCTGTGGTCCAGGATGCTGGGCCTGAGTGAGCTGCGTGTGAGAACAGTCCCTCAGCAGTGATggaatctgctggagaaggaagtgtctCCATTGCTGTTGTACTTTGGGGCTCCTTGGCGTCAGAAACATACACGACGTTCAGATTCCTTCCGTTTTCTCCTAACTTGAGGACTCTTGGCCAGCTTCCGCCGTGGAAGGCAGGCCCCGTGCTTCCTCTCGTATAGGTTTGGGCCAACCCGCCACCCTACCCCCCGACAGACACTGCCAGTTCCTGAGCCCGCCCTCGGACCTGGCTCAGGGACTCTGTTTCCAGTCTCCTGATTGCCCCCTTGCTGGCCAGCCCCAGGGGCCCTTGCCATGCTCTCCCCACATCCGCAAATAAACCTCCTCCACTCCACTGTAATCTGTGAGGGTGCTGCTTCCGCCTGGGCCTCTCCCCAGACTCTCCAAGGCCAAGATTCCACCCTGGACCGGAGTCCTGGCTCCCATCGAGGTCTTTGGTTGCAGGGCTGCAAGAGGTCTTGGGGAGGGC is a window of Ovis aries strain OAR_USU_Benz2616 breed Rambouillet chromosome 1, ARS-UI_Ramb_v3.0, whole genome shotgun sequence DNA encoding:
- the PMF1 gene encoding polyamine-modulated factor 1 isoform X1, yielding MAEASSVNVGSGCEEKGPEELSQESARPGTIISRVKLFDTMVDTFLQKLVAAGSFQRFTDYYKSFYQLQPEMTQRIHDKFITQLQTSIQEEISEIKAEGNLEAVLIALDTIVEESKDRTEPAWRPSGIPEKDLRSAMAPYLLQQRGALQRRVQKQEAENRQLADAVLAGRRQLEELQLQAQARQQAWQALHREQKELLAVLKEPE
- the PMF1 gene encoding polyamine-modulated factor 1 isoform X2, whose translation is MAEASSVNVGSGCEEKGPEELSQESARPGTIISRVKLFDTMVDTFLQKLVAAGSFQRFTDYYKSFYQLQPEMTQRIHDKFITQLQTSIQEEISEIKAEGNLEAVLIALDTIVEESKDRTEPACSGGPCSVVCRSRRPRTGSWRTQSWLGAGSWRSCSCRPRPGSRPGRLYTENRRSCWPC